A single window of Halobacterium jilantaiense DNA harbors:
- a CDS encoding FxLYD domain-containing protein, with protein sequence MTSAEYRVQSPNGYEEGAIVGHVKNTGTKRLRSVAVTGKFYDGQDNLLTTRVVKISDLAPGEVWDAFVIYVDNPSKVERGELVITQATTTPRTYFPDGFSVTESGMEVPQDDNRPIISATVENTSGVDDAFLMAVPKVYAENGNVLGTAITSKSGLSDGKTWNFNSRVRILNGEWTDRAADHEVVLLQ encoded by the coding sequence GTGACCTCGGCGGAGTACCGAGTCCAATCACCAAACGGCTACGAGGAAGGCGCGATTGTGGGGCACGTCAAGAATACGGGCACTAAACGGCTGAGGTCGGTCGCTGTCACTGGGAAATTCTACGACGGGCAGGACAACCTATTGACCACGCGCGTGGTAAAAATCAGTGACCTAGCTCCTGGCGAAGTATGGGACGCCTTCGTCATATACGTTGACAACCCCTCAAAGGTTGAGCGAGGCGAGCTTGTAATCACTCAAGCGACTACAACGCCACGCACCTATTTCCCCGATGGATTTAGCGTCACTGAGTCAGGTATGGAGGTGCCACAGGACGACAATCGCCCTATCATCTCAGCAACGGTCGAGAATACAAGCGGTGTTGACGATGCTTTCCTAATGGCTGTCCCGAAGGTGTATGCAGAAAACGGGAACGTCCTCGGAACTGCCATCACGTCAAAGAGTGGTCTGTCTGACGGTAAAACTTGGAACTTCAATAGCCGCGTTCGGATTCTAAACGGTGAATGGACAGATAGGGCCGCCGATCACGAGGTTGTTCTTCTCCAATAA
- the twy1 gene encoding 4-demethylwyosine synthase TYW1: MSEGESGPKQVDDPDYHSVNHTAAQACGWTKNALTEGRSCYKHAFYGIRSHRCIQMTPVVRCNERCVFCWRDHSGHTYELDGVEWDDPEAVVDASIRLQRKLLSGFGGNDEVPRERFEEALEPRHVAISLDGEPTLYPHLPELIEAFHDRGLTTFLVSNGTRPEVLRECDPTQLYVSVDAPERATFDDVVGAQEDDAWEKLVDTMDVLYEKDETRTVLRTTLVGGENMANPDWYAGFFERADPDFVELKAYMHVGDSRDRLGREAMPSPERVTAFAETVQEHMSSLPVLKTDESSRIALLARDEDTWVPELEHGSEFWAEGAQAD; this comes from the coding sequence ATGAGCGAGGGCGAGTCCGGACCGAAGCAAGTCGATGATCCGGACTACCATAGCGTGAATCACACGGCGGCCCAGGCCTGCGGATGGACGAAGAATGCACTTACAGAAGGTCGGTCGTGTTACAAGCACGCCTTCTACGGCATCCGCTCGCACCGCTGCATCCAGATGACGCCGGTGGTGCGGTGCAACGAGCGCTGCGTGTTCTGCTGGCGGGACCACTCCGGGCACACGTACGAACTCGACGGCGTCGAGTGGGACGACCCGGAGGCCGTCGTCGACGCCTCGATTCGCCTCCAGCGGAAGCTGCTGTCGGGGTTCGGCGGGAACGACGAGGTTCCCAGAGAGCGCTTCGAGGAGGCGCTGGAGCCCCGGCACGTCGCCATCTCTCTGGACGGCGAGCCGACGCTCTACCCGCACCTCCCGGAACTCATCGAGGCGTTCCACGACCGCGGGCTGACGACGTTCCTCGTGTCGAACGGCACTCGGCCGGAGGTGTTGCGGGAGTGCGACCCGACGCAGCTCTACGTCTCCGTGGACGCGCCGGAGCGCGCGACGTTCGACGACGTGGTCGGGGCTCAGGAGGACGACGCGTGGGAGAAGCTCGTGGACACGATGGACGTGCTCTACGAGAAAGACGAGACGCGGACGGTGCTGCGGACGACGCTCGTTGGCGGCGAGAACATGGCGAACCCGGACTGGTACGCGGGGTTCTTCGAGCGCGCGGACCCGGACTTCGTGGAGCTGAAGGCGTACATGCACGTCGGCGACAGCCGGGACCGCCTCGGCCGGGAGGCGATGCCGAGCCCCGAGCGCGTCACGGCGTTCGCCGAGACGGTGCAGGAGCACATGTCGAGTCTCCCGGTGCTGAAGACCGACGAGTCTTCGCGAATCGCGTTGCTGGCGCGCGACGAGGACACGTGGGTGCCGGAACTGGAACACGGCTCCGAGTTCTGGGCGGAGGGCGCGCAGGCTGACTGA
- a CDS encoding DUF120 domain-containing protein has product MSGATGTGDVGYDELAVLKLLALDGGHRGEVKVSCGDLAGRLDASNQTASRRLQALEDADYVTRDLVSDGQWVALTEAGERALEREYEDYRRIFDDPGELDLTGVVTSGMGEGRHYISLPGYNRQFVDKLGYDPYPGTLNVDLDAESQRARSAMESLGGVPIDGWEDEERTYGSATCYRCTVVVREDHPDAPAGEFDGAHVIVPDRTHHDESQLEVIAPEKLRDELGLLDDDEVTIRVEEQ; this is encoded by the coding sequence ATGTCAGGAGCCACGGGCACCGGCGACGTCGGCTACGACGAACTCGCCGTGCTCAAACTGCTCGCGCTCGACGGCGGCCACCGCGGCGAGGTGAAGGTGTCGTGTGGCGACCTCGCCGGCCGCCTCGACGCCTCCAACCAGACCGCCTCCCGCCGCCTCCAGGCGCTGGAGGACGCCGACTACGTCACCCGCGACCTCGTCAGCGACGGCCAGTGGGTCGCACTCACCGAGGCCGGCGAGCGCGCGCTCGAACGAGAGTACGAGGACTACCGCCGCATCTTCGACGACCCCGGCGAACTCGACCTCACCGGCGTCGTCACCAGCGGCATGGGCGAGGGCCGACACTACATCAGTCTCCCCGGCTACAACCGCCAGTTCGTCGACAAGCTCGGCTACGACCCCTACCCGGGCACGCTGAACGTCGACCTCGACGCCGAGAGCCAGCGCGCCCGCTCCGCGATGGAGTCACTCGGCGGCGTCCCCATCGACGGCTGGGAGGACGAGGAGCGCACGTACGGGTCCGCGACCTGCTACCGCTGTACGGTCGTCGTCCGCGAGGACCACCCGGACGCCCCCGCCGGCGAGTTCGACGGCGCGCACGTCATCGTCCCGGACCGCACGCACCACGACGAGAGCCAACTCGAGGTCATCGCCCCGGAGAAGCTCCGCGACGAACTCGGCCTCCTGGACGACGACGAGGTGACCATCCGTGTCGAAGAGCAGTAA
- the ribB gene encoding 3,4-dihydroxy-2-butanone-4-phosphate synthase, with protein MSKSSNATAVASAVAAFRDGDPVLVHDAADREGEVDLVYPAASVEPADVARMRNDAGGLVCVALAEPVADAFELPFVVDELDHPAADHGHLGYDDRSSFSLTVNHRDTYTGITDDDRALTISELGRAAADPDAVAFADAFRAPGHVHVLRAAPSLADRQGHTELGVALAREAGVPPAVVVCEMLDDETGGALSVDDAKAYADRHDFAYVEGSELLDALQ; from the coding sequence GTGTCGAAGAGCAGTAACGCCACCGCCGTCGCCAGCGCGGTCGCCGCGTTCCGCGACGGCGACCCCGTACTGGTTCACGACGCCGCCGACCGCGAGGGCGAGGTCGACCTCGTCTACCCGGCTGCGTCCGTCGAGCCCGCTGACGTCGCCCGGATGCGCAACGACGCGGGCGGCCTCGTCTGCGTCGCGCTCGCCGAGCCGGTCGCCGACGCGTTCGAGCTGCCGTTCGTGGTGGACGAACTCGACCACCCGGCAGCCGACCACGGCCACCTCGGCTACGACGACCGGTCGTCGTTCTCGCTGACCGTGAACCACCGCGACACCTACACCGGCATCACGGACGACGACCGCGCGCTCACCATCTCGGAACTCGGCCGCGCGGCCGCAGACCCCGACGCCGTCGCGTTCGCCGACGCGTTCCGCGCGCCCGGCCACGTCCACGTCCTCCGCGCCGCCCCGTCGCTGGCCGACCGGCAGGGCCACACCGAACTCGGCGTCGCGCTCGCCCGCGAGGCCGGCGTCCCGCCCGCCGTCGTCGTCTGCGAGATGCTCGACGACGAGACCGGCGGCGCGCTCTCCGTCGACGACGCGAAGGCGTACGCCGACCGCCACGACTTCGCGTACGTCGAAGGCAGCGAGCTGCTCGACGCACTCCAGTAA
- a CDS encoding ferredoxin--NADP reductase — protein sequence MTDADVRPHASQHDAIGDLPLVTRSATVTEVETMDQDRRPEVVAAVREWLADRGLDGDYPEVTRDTDLGGLAGDLGDAGYPGLARKVATVAERYDRPKPMLARARFDTHQDVDFLAGQYVGLRYDGTSRAYSLANSPTEDELEICVRRVPGGRLSPRICDGLAVGDDVSVRGPYGDLVLGEQSERDLIFLATGTGVAPMKSMLDYVFETGRDEYGGERRDVWLFLGAAWADDLPYRAAFRALARERENFHFVPCLSREPVLSDWDGETDYVQHALLKHTDASAVTAPLGRRLERWLQEEPRSGVRARIDPSNADVYACGINAMVYSLVTAAERLGVPAGRIESEGFG from the coding sequence ATGACAGACGCCGACGTCCGTCCGCACGCGTCGCAACACGACGCCATCGGCGACCTCCCGCTGGTGACGAGGTCGGCGACCGTCACCGAGGTCGAGACGATGGACCAGGACCGGCGGCCGGAGGTCGTCGCGGCCGTCCGCGAGTGGCTGGCGGACCGCGGGCTGGACGGCGACTACCCCGAGGTCACGCGGGACACCGACCTCGGCGGTCTGGCCGGCGACCTCGGCGACGCCGGGTATCCGGGGCTCGCGCGGAAGGTCGCGACCGTCGCGGAGCGCTACGACCGCCCGAAGCCGATGCTGGCGCGGGCGCGCTTCGACACCCACCAGGACGTCGACTTCCTCGCCGGCCAGTACGTCGGCCTGCGCTACGACGGCACCTCGCGGGCGTACTCGCTGGCGAACTCGCCGACCGAAGACGAACTCGAAATCTGCGTGCGGCGCGTGCCGGGCGGCCGGCTCTCGCCCCGAATCTGTGACGGGCTCGCGGTCGGCGACGACGTGAGCGTCCGGGGGCCGTACGGCGACCTCGTGCTCGGCGAGCAGTCCGAACGGGACCTCATCTTCCTCGCGACCGGCACGGGCGTCGCGCCGATGAAGAGCATGCTCGACTACGTCTTCGAGACGGGCCGCGACGAGTACGGCGGCGAGCGCCGGGACGTCTGGCTGTTCCTCGGCGCGGCGTGGGCCGACGACCTCCCGTACCGGGCGGCGTTCCGGGCGCTCGCCCGCGAGCGCGAGAACTTCCACTTCGTGCCGTGTCTGAGCCGCGAGCCAGTGCTCTCGGACTGGGACGGCGAAACCGACTACGTCCAGCACGCCCTTCTCAAGCACACCGACGCGAGCGCCGTCACCGCGCCGCTCGGCCGTCGGCTGGAGCGCTGGCTGCAGGAGGAGCCGCGGTCCGGCGTTCGGGCGCGCATCGACCCGTCGAACGCCGACGTCTACGCCTGCGGCATCAACGCGATGGTGTACAGCCTCGTCACCGCGGCCGAACGGCTCGGCGTGCCGGCCGGCCGCATCGAGTCAGAGGGGTTCGGGTAA
- the arcD gene encoding arginine/ornithine antiporter ArcD → MSEFTPLAYEDIDEAHRPSLREALVPVLAVVLSLGVGSGYLGLAPHAPLLWSIAFTGLFARYRLGYDWDSVYDAAAAGLRMGLQAILILFVIYGLIATWISAGTIPGLMYYGLGALTPAVFLPATAVLSAIVAFAIGSSWTTVGTLGVAFVGIGNGLGIPIAMTAGAIVSGAYAGDKQSPLSDTTNLAAAVTNTNLYDHIKGMRVGTAIAFGLSVLAYAVLGVYFVEGGATNVAAISGPLADSYALGPLVFLPLVVTFGLALRGYPALPSLVAGVFAGALTTAVVQGVGFTAAWDIFLNGTEPATGSEAVNRLLNADGLAGSAWTISVVVAALSLGGLLERTGVLPTLTHHLTQAIWSPGSLVAGTGVAAIATNAFSAQQYMSIVIPGVSLRNLYDEYGLNERDLSRAVEAAGTPTGPFFPWHAGAVYMTGILYINQPAAISWWWAPYYFFGILSPLVLFAMAFSGHGFDQTPADVDTDEVGESGIVADD, encoded by the coding sequence ATGAGCGAGTTCACACCGCTTGCCTACGAGGACATCGACGAGGCCCACCGGCCCAGTCTCCGGGAGGCGCTGGTCCCGGTGCTGGCCGTCGTCCTCTCTCTGGGCGTCGGCTCGGGCTACCTCGGGCTCGCGCCGCACGCACCGCTGCTGTGGAGCATCGCGTTCACCGGGCTGTTCGCGCGCTACCGGCTCGGCTACGACTGGGACTCGGTCTACGACGCGGCCGCCGCCGGCCTCCGCATGGGGCTGCAGGCCATTCTCATCCTCTTCGTCATCTACGGCCTCATCGCCACCTGGATCAGCGCCGGCACCATCCCCGGCCTGATGTACTACGGGCTCGGCGCGCTCACGCCCGCCGTCTTCCTGCCCGCCACGGCGGTGCTGTCCGCTATCGTGGCGTTCGCCATCGGCTCCTCGTGGACCACGGTCGGCACCCTCGGCGTGGCGTTCGTCGGCATCGGGAACGGCCTCGGCATCCCCATCGCGATGACCGCGGGTGCCATCGTCTCCGGCGCGTACGCCGGCGACAAGCAGAGCCCCCTCTCTGACACCACGAACCTCGCGGCCGCCGTCACGAACACGAACCTCTACGACCACATCAAGGGGATGCGCGTCGGCACCGCCATCGCGTTCGGGCTCTCCGTGCTCGCGTACGCCGTCCTCGGCGTCTACTTCGTCGAGGGCGGTGCCACGAACGTCGCCGCCATCAGCGGCCCGCTCGCCGACAGCTACGCGCTCGGTCCGCTCGTCTTCCTGCCGCTCGTGGTGACGTTCGGCCTCGCACTACGGGGCTACCCCGCGCTCCCGTCGCTCGTCGCCGGCGTCTTCGCGGGCGCGCTCACCACCGCGGTCGTGCAGGGCGTCGGCTTCACTGCCGCCTGGGACATCTTCCTCAACGGCACCGAGCCAGCCACCGGCAGCGAAGCCGTGAACAGGCTCCTGAACGCTGACGGCCTCGCGGGCTCGGCGTGGACCATCTCGGTCGTCGTCGCCGCCCTCTCGCTCGGCGGCCTCCTCGAACGCACCGGCGTCCTCCCGACGCTCACGCACCACCTGACGCAGGCCATCTGGTCGCCGGGGTCGCTGGTCGCTGGGACCGGTGTCGCCGCCATCGCGACGAACGCGTTCTCCGCCCAGCAGTACATGAGCATCGTCATCCCCGGAGTCAGCCTGCGGAACCTCTACGACGAGTACGGCCTGAACGAGCGGGACCTCTCCCGCGCCGTCGAGGCCGCCGGCACGCCCACCGGCCCGTTCTTCCCGTGGCACGCCGGTGCCGTCTACATGACCGGTATCCTGTACATCAACCAGCCCGCCGCCATCTCGTGGTGGTGGGCTCCGTACTACTTCTTCGGCATCCTCTCGCCGCTCGTGCTGTTCGCGATGGCGTTCTCCGGCCACGGCTTCGACCAGACGCCCGCCGACGTGGACACCGACGAGGTCGGAGAGAGCGGCATCGTCGCGGACGACTGA
- a CDS encoding branched-chain amino acid transaminase — translation MASFSEMDVDTIWMDGEFVDWEDAQVHVLTHALHYGSGIFEGVRVYDTDNGPAIFRWDEHLDRFYQSAKPYDLDIEFTREELTEATVELVDRQDLRSCYIRPLAYYGYESLGVSPGDCPTDVAIAAWPWGTYLGDDALENGVDVMVSSWRKHASSQIPTNAKTTGLYVNSMLAGEEARRNGFVEAIVLNKEGNVAEGPGENLFLVRDGELYTPGLSESILDGITRDTVITLAEERGYTVHDNVSISRGELHTADELFFTGSAAEVTPIKQVDNVEIGNGGRGPITEELQTAFFDLVEAGDREEWFHYV, via the coding sequence ATGGCCAGTTTCAGCGAGATGGATGTCGACACCATCTGGATGGACGGCGAATTCGTCGACTGGGAGGACGCGCAAGTGCACGTTCTCACTCACGCGCTCCACTACGGCTCGGGCATCTTCGAGGGCGTCCGCGTCTACGACACCGACAACGGCCCCGCCATCTTCCGGTGGGACGAACACCTCGACCGCTTCTATCAGTCCGCGAAGCCCTACGACCTCGACATCGAGTTCACCCGCGAGGAACTCACCGAGGCCACCGTCGAACTCGTCGACCGCCAGGACCTCCGGTCGTGTTACATCCGGCCGCTCGCCTACTACGGCTACGAGTCGCTGGGCGTCTCCCCGGGCGACTGCCCGACCGACGTCGCCATCGCCGCCTGGCCGTGGGGCACCTACCTCGGCGACGACGCCCTCGAAAACGGCGTCGACGTGATGGTGTCGTCGTGGCGCAAGCACGCCTCCAGTCAGATTCCGACGAACGCCAAGACCACCGGCCTCTACGTCAACAGCATGCTCGCCGGCGAGGAAGCCCGCCGCAACGGCTTCGTCGAGGCCATCGTCCTCAACAAGGAGGGTAACGTCGCCGAAGGCCCCGGCGAGAACCTCTTCCTCGTCCGCGACGGTGAACTCTACACGCCCGGGCTCTCCGAGAGCATCCTCGACGGCATCACGCGGGACACCGTCATCACACTCGCCGAGGAGCGCGGCTACACCGTCCACGACAACGTCTCCATCTCCCGCGGCGAACTCCACACCGCCGACGAGCTGTTCTTCACGGGCTCCGCCGCCGAGGTCACGCCCATCAAGCAGGTCGACAACGTCGAAATCGGTAACGGTGGCCGCGGCCCCATCACCGAGGAACTCCAGACCGCGTTCTTCGACCTCGTCGAGGCCGGCGACCGCGAGGAGTGGTTCCACTACGTCTAG
- a CDS encoding DUF502 domain-containing protein yields MSSWKRDFASGLVVLVPILVTLYVIYWLFGLLSRLSLFATQISDPAQAVGLTLVVFVLVVFSVGYLMRTAVGGIVEAVIDDLMNRLPVLRIVYNASKMAVETVLSDGASEFQKPVKVEPWPGMRLTAFKTGKTTDDGREVVFMPTAPNITTGFVMELEPEDVQEVDESVEDALTRVLSAGFGENDDEVAIDNLVSDDDSE; encoded by the coding sequence ATGAGTTCCTGGAAGCGGGACTTCGCGAGCGGGCTCGTCGTGCTCGTCCCGATTCTCGTCACGCTGTACGTCATCTACTGGCTGTTCGGGCTGCTCTCCAGGCTCTCGCTGTTCGCGACCCAGATCAGCGACCCGGCACAGGCCGTCGGTCTGACGCTGGTCGTCTTCGTGCTCGTGGTGTTCTCCGTCGGCTACCTGATGCGGACGGCCGTCGGCGGCATCGTGGAGGCCGTCATCGACGACCTGATGAACCGGCTGCCGGTGTTGCGCATCGTCTACAACGCCTCGAAGATGGCGGTGGAGACGGTGCTGTCGGACGGCGCGAGCGAGTTCCAGAAGCCGGTGAAAGTCGAGCCGTGGCCGGGAATGCGGCTGACGGCGTTCAAGACCGGGAAGACGACCGACGACGGCCGCGAGGTCGTGTTCATGCCGACCGCGCCGAACATCACGACGGGGTTCGTGATGGAGCTCGAACCGGAGGACGTCCAGGAGGTCGACGAGTCCGTCGAGGACGCGCTGACGAGGGTGTTGAGCGCCGGGTTCGGGGAGAACGACGACGAAGTCGCCATCGACAATCTGGTCTCGGACGACGACAGCGAGTAG
- a CDS encoding proline dehydrogenase family protein gives MIPPIASRFVAGETPAEAIQHADDLNDRDVKAILNLLGEHYHERPPADDDARQYRDLVRDIADTDVDACVSVKPSQIGLDVGVDVFRENLESIVEAADDHGVFTWVDMEDHETTDATLDAFEDFARKYEGDVGVCIQANLKRTEDDLERLADVPGKVRLVKGAYDEPGDIAYSRKERVNEAYRDYLEYMFEAFDDGVAVGSHDPAMIEYAADLHDEYGTDYEVQMLMGVREDAQTELAADGVETWQYVPYGGKWFSYFYRRAMERKENLLFAVRAVVGR, from the coding sequence ATGATTCCGCCCATCGCGAGCCGGTTCGTCGCGGGGGAGACGCCGGCAGAGGCAATCCAGCACGCCGACGACCTGAACGACAGGGACGTGAAGGCGATTCTGAACCTCCTCGGGGAGCACTACCACGAGCGCCCGCCCGCAGACGATGACGCACGGCAGTACCGCGATCTGGTGCGGGACATCGCGGACACGGACGTCGACGCCTGCGTCTCGGTGAAGCCCTCCCAGATCGGACTCGACGTCGGCGTGGACGTATTCCGGGAGAACCTCGAGAGCATCGTCGAGGCCGCCGACGACCACGGCGTGTTCACGTGGGTGGACATGGAGGACCACGAGACGACGGACGCGACCCTCGACGCCTTCGAGGACTTCGCCCGGAAGTACGAGGGCGACGTCGGCGTCTGCATTCAGGCGAACCTCAAGCGCACCGAGGACGACCTCGAACGGCTCGCGGACGTGCCGGGGAAGGTCCGGCTCGTGAAGGGCGCGTACGACGAGCCCGGTGACATCGCGTACAGTCGGAAAGAGCGCGTGAACGAGGCGTACCGCGACTACCTGGAGTACATGTTCGAAGCGTTCGACGACGGCGTGGCGGTCGGCAGCCACGACCCCGCGATGATCGAGTACGCCGCCGACCTCCACGACGAGTACGGCACCGACTACGAGGTCCAGATGCTGATGGGCGTGCGGGAAGACGCCCAGACGGAGCTGGCGGCCGACGGCGTGGAGACCTGGCAGTACGTTCCGTACGGCGGCAAGTGGTTCTCGTACTTCTACCGGCGCGCGATGGAGCGCAAGGAGAACCTCCTGTTCGCGGTTCGCGCAGTCGTCGGCCGGTAG
- a CDS encoding CDP-2,3-bis-(O-geranylgeranyl)-sn-glycerol synthase: MDLVGTVAVAVWAMLPAYVPNNAAVLAGGGRPIDGGRTWGDSRLLGDGKTWRGTAVGTVVGVALAVALNAARPAAADALGVTLPEFPAAAMLTLAFGAMLGDVLASFLKRRTGRERGAAFPLVDQLDFVVVALALTAAAAPAWFGETFTIPVLVAVVVLTPALHLLTNGIAYALGLKDEPW, encoded by the coding sequence ATGGACCTGGTCGGCACCGTCGCCGTCGCCGTGTGGGCGATGCTCCCCGCGTACGTCCCGAACAACGCCGCCGTTCTCGCCGGCGGCGGCCGCCCAATCGACGGCGGCCGCACGTGGGGCGACAGCCGCCTCTTGGGGGACGGCAAGACGTGGCGTGGCACCGCCGTCGGCACCGTCGTCGGCGTCGCCCTCGCCGTCGCGCTCAACGCCGCCCGCCCCGCCGCAGCCGACGCACTCGGCGTCACGCTCCCCGAGTTCCCCGCCGCCGCGATGCTCACGCTCGCGTTCGGCGCGATGCTCGGCGACGTCCTCGCCTCCTTCCTCAAGCGCCGGACTGGTCGCGAGCGCGGCGCTGCCTTCCCGCTCGTCGACCAGCTCGACTTCGTCGTCGTCGCGCTCGCGCTCACCGCCGCCGCCGCCCCCGCGTGGTTCGGCGAGACGTTCACCATCCCCGTTCTGGTCGCCGTCGTCGTCCTCACGCCCGCGCTCCACCTCCTCACGAACGGCATCGCGTACGCGCTCGGCCTCAAGGACGAGCCGTGGTAG
- a CDS encoding GNAT family N-acetyltransferase: MNVREARPGDASAVRRVADAAWHDAHAPIVGPETVEEFLANYYDVADLRARYAEDDGSTTFVAEDGEVVGYATGVPTDDAYDLAAIYVHPDRQSEGVGSRLVETVESRARETDYDTLRLVVMADNDSSRGFYEAHGFEHADDDYDSELGVQNCIYEKRLD; this comes from the coding sequence ATGAACGTTCGTGAGGCCAGGCCCGGAGACGCGTCGGCCGTCCGCCGGGTCGCGGACGCCGCCTGGCACGACGCCCACGCGCCCATCGTCGGCCCGGAGACAGTCGAGGAGTTCCTCGCCAACTACTACGACGTGGCGGACCTGCGAGCGCGCTACGCGGAGGACGACGGCAGCACGACGTTCGTCGCCGAGGACGGCGAGGTCGTCGGGTACGCGACCGGCGTGCCAACCGACGACGCCTACGACCTCGCAGCCATCTACGTCCACCCGGACCGTCAGAGCGAGGGCGTCGGCAGCCGGCTGGTCGAGACAGTCGAGTCGCGGGCCCGCGAGACCGACTACGACACGCTCCGACTGGTCGTGATGGCCGACAACGATTCGTCGCGCGGCTTCTACGAGGCACACGGCTTCGAGCACGCCGACGACGACTACGACTCGGAGTTGGGCGTCCAGAACTGCATCTACGAGAAGCGGCTCGACTGA
- the pyrE gene encoding orotate phosphoribosyltransferase, protein MPTDDLVAALRAADAVKYGEFELSHGGTSEYYVDKYRFETDPDCLSAIAEAFADRIDTDTKLAGVALGGVPLAAATATEAGVQYVIARKQAKEYGTANRIEGRLDDGEEVVVVEDIVTTGQSAVDAVEALRDAGATVNRALIVVDREEGGRELLAEHGVEMEALATASDLLDAE, encoded by the coding sequence ATGCCCACCGACGACCTCGTGGCCGCCCTGCGGGCCGCAGACGCCGTCAAGTACGGCGAGTTCGAACTCTCGCACGGCGGCACCTCGGAGTACTACGTCGACAAGTACCGATTCGAGACGGACCCCGACTGCCTGAGCGCCATCGCCGAGGCGTTCGCCGACCGCATCGATACGGACACCAAGCTGGCGGGCGTCGCGCTCGGCGGCGTGCCGCTGGCCGCCGCGACCGCGACCGAGGCCGGCGTCCAGTACGTCATCGCGCGCAAGCAGGCCAAGGAGTACGGCACCGCGAACCGAATCGAGGGACGGCTCGACGACGGCGAGGAGGTCGTCGTCGTGGAGGACATCGTCACCACCGGCCAGTCCGCCGTCGACGCTGTGGAGGCGCTCCGGGACGCGGGCGCGACCGTGAACCGCGCGCTCATCGTCGTGGACCGCGAGGAGGGCGGCCGCGAACTGCTCGCCGAGCACGGCGTCGAGATGGAGGCGCTGGCCACGGCGAGCGACCTGCTGGACGCCGAGTAG
- a CDS encoding phosphoribosyltransferase family protein encodes MNRAEKAALQLQAVDVLRTLKETRTYDELSADTGLPAGDLNRYVNGHVLPSADRAREVVRDAGADLLRDELAARIHVDDDGYVDNSGVVFDQSFLDLVAPVAAETFDFEVPDVVLTAATDGITLAAALASYYGADCAYAKQSKETAVEEFVEARQRLESGIEFTYYLPASALDDGDTVLVVDDLIRSGETQELLLDIADSADADVTGVFALIAAGDEGIDRARERTDAPVGALTELDAL; translated from the coding sequence ATGAATCGAGCCGAGAAGGCCGCCCTGCAGTTGCAGGCGGTCGACGTCCTCCGCACGCTGAAAGAGACCCGCACCTACGACGAACTCTCCGCGGATACCGGGCTGCCGGCCGGCGACCTGAACCGCTACGTGAACGGCCACGTCCTCCCGAGCGCGGACCGCGCCCGCGAGGTCGTTCGCGACGCCGGCGCTGACCTCCTGCGCGACGAACTCGCCGCACGCATCCACGTCGACGACGACGGCTACGTCGACAACTCCGGCGTCGTCTTCGACCAGTCCTTCCTCGACCTGGTCGCGCCCGTCGCCGCCGAGACGTTCGACTTCGAGGTGCCGGACGTCGTCCTGACGGCCGCCACCGACGGCATCACGCTCGCCGCCGCGCTCGCCTCCTACTACGGTGCGGACTGCGCGTACGCCAAGCAGTCCAAGGAGACCGCCGTCGAGGAGTTCGTGGAGGCCCGCCAGCGCCTCGAATCCGGCATCGAGTTCACCTACTACCTGCCGGCATCGGCCCTCGACGACGGCGACACCGTGCTCGTCGTCGACGACCTCATCCGCTCCGGGGAGACCCAGGAACTCCTGCTGGACATCGCCGACTCGGCCGACGCCGACGTCACGGGCGTGTTCGCGCTCATCGCCGCCGGCGACGAGGGCATCGACCGGGCGCGCGAGCGAACGGACGCCCCGGTCGGCGCGCTCACGGAACTCGACGCGCTGTAA